The Halorientalis sp. IM1011 genome window below encodes:
- a CDS encoding DUF2267 domain-containing protein produces the protein MRTDYDAIMDDFATRAGMDNMANAERAAIETLLTLGESLPTAEADALGVVLPGALGDAITERRDTHEERTADEFVVQVADREGIGFSPEDAVIHARSLVATVAAHGGAEELRRARESLPESFDPLFETAELAG, from the coding sequence ATGCGAACCGACTACGACGCGATCATGGACGACTTCGCCACCAGGGCCGGGATGGACAACATGGCCAACGCCGAGCGGGCGGCCATCGAGACGCTGCTCACGCTCGGGGAGTCGCTCCCGACGGCCGAGGCGGACGCGCTCGGGGTCGTCCTCCCGGGGGCGCTGGGCGACGCGATCACCGAACGCCGCGACACCCACGAGGAACGGACCGCCGACGAGTTCGTCGTACAGGTCGCCGATCGCGAGGGCATCGGGTTCAGCCCCGAGGACGCCGTCATCCACGCCCGGTCGCTCGTGGCCACCGTCGCCGCCCACGGCGGGGCCGAGGAACTCCGACGCGCCCGCGAGTCCCTCCCCGAGAGCTTCGACCCGCTGTTCGAGACGGCCGAACTCGCGGGCTGA
- a CDS encoding metal-dependent hydrolase codes for MMLPTHALAGMVLALPVAVAAPEFAPVALAAGLAGGVLPDLDMYVGHRKTLHYPVYFSGLAAGALVVALVVPTALTVGLAVFLLGAALHSVTDVFGGGLELRPWEGTSDRAVYSHYHGEWIAPRRYVGYDGSPADFLLSGVLAAPLLVTVDGPFRLAVLAGLAVAVVYTAVRRVLPTLAERLVEAYGPVLPGVVLSNLPARYCQGTGADEG; via the coding sequence ATGATGCTCCCGACCCACGCCCTCGCGGGGATGGTGCTGGCCCTCCCGGTCGCGGTCGCGGCTCCCGAGTTCGCGCCCGTCGCCCTCGCTGCGGGCTTGGCGGGTGGCGTCCTCCCGGATCTCGACATGTACGTCGGCCACCGGAAGACGCTGCACTACCCGGTCTACTTCTCCGGGCTCGCGGCCGGGGCGCTCGTGGTCGCGCTGGTCGTCCCCACAGCCCTCACCGTCGGCCTCGCCGTCTTCCTGCTCGGCGCGGCCCTCCACAGCGTCACCGACGTGTTCGGCGGCGGCCTGGAGTTACGCCCCTGGGAGGGAACGTCGGACCGGGCCGTCTACAGCCACTACCACGGGGAGTGGATCGCCCCCCGTCGATACGTCGGCTACGACGGGTCACCCGCCGATTTCCTCCTCTCCGGCGTGCTCGCCGCCCCGCTGCTGGTGACCGTCGATGGCCCCTTCCGCCTGGCCGTCCTCGCTGGGCTGGCCGTCGCCGTCGTCTACACCGCCGTCCGGCGCGTCCTCCCGACGCTGGCCGAGCGACTCGTCGAGGCGTACGGACCGGTTCTGCCCGGCGTCGTCCTGTCTAACCTCCCGGCGCGATACTGTCAGGGAACCGGCGCCGACGAGGGGTAG